One Helicoverpa armigera isolate CAAS_96S chromosome 12, ASM3070526v1, whole genome shotgun sequence DNA window includes the following coding sequences:
- the LOC135117648 gene encoding uncharacterized protein LOC135117648, translated as MSQQLRDLHAKLKYLREYVIKLGPNGRTGNLGFKKLEEAEKEYSKLECILTQLNQEVKDQKLDKESCDICQILIDEIRHNFTKIKSLFSLRDSSSQTNDRDLIEYSICVTKMSDSFDIKTAISLLPVMNGQEQVTNQLIDGILLYSSLINDDSRSKLIDFVLKTRLSPSAKLRLKTTYADIESLVGDIRFYLLPKKSAVALQTQLFRATQGRRTIEKFGSEIEELFVNLTIAQANEKRDAYEVLRPLNERTAIKRFSDGLTDKRLSTIIASRQFASLSEAITAAVDEQSMSLHPQEQVMQFRANHNVKRGNSRGFRGRGDRHFYNTKNNYNRNYNCYENSTGQGTSHSVNRGKHSGGQRQRQHFRGRPMRYQRVQHNTQESNGQDNLRNDVANNNDNLEFFRT; from the coding sequence ATGTCACAACAATTGCGAGATTTACATgctaagttaaaatatttaagagaatATGTAATAAAACTTGGTCCAAATGGACGTACAGGAAATTTAGGTTTTAAGAAACTAGAAGAAGCTGAAAAAGAATATAGTAAATTGGAGTGTATTTTGACTCAACTGAATCAAGAAGTTAAAGATCAGAAGCTAGATAAAGAATCTTGTGACATTTGCCAAATATTGATTGATGAGATACGACAtaattttacgaaaataaaGAGCTTATTTTCTTTGAGAGATAGTAGTAGTCAAACTAACGATAGAGATTTGATAGAATATTCTATCTGTGTTACAAAAATGTCAGACTCATTTGATATTAAAACTGCAATTTCCCTGTTGCCGGTAATGAATGGCCAGGAGCAGGTGACAAACCAACTTATCGATGGTATTCTTCTTTATAGTTCGCTCATCAATGACGACAGTAGAAGTAAATTAATAGACTTCGTATTAAAAACACGTCTCTCTCCTAGTGCAAAACTGCGCCTTAAAACTACGTATGCTGACATTGAAAGTTTGGTAGGAGATATTCGCTTTTATTTGTTACCGAAAAAATCGGCGGTAGCATTACAAACCCAATTATTTAGAGCTACTCAAGGTCGCAGGACTATAGAAAAATTTGGGTCTGAGATCGAGGAGTTGTTCGTAAATTTGACGATTGCTCAGGCTAACGAGAAGCGCGATGCATATGAGGTATTGCGTCCTCTCAATGAAAGGACTGCAATTAAAAGGTTTAGCGATGGTTTGACCGACAAACGGCTCAGCACTATCATTGCCTCGCGACAGTTTGCGTCCTTATCTGAAGCTATTACAGCTGCGGTAGACGAGCAGTCTATGTCTCTCCACCCACAAGAGCAGGTTATGCAATTTAGAGCCAACCACAATGTTAAACGCGGAAACAGCAGAGGATTCCGAGGCCGAGGAGATAGGCATTTTTATAACACCAAGAATAATTATAATcgtaattataattgttatgaAAATAGCACAGGTCAAGGAACTTCACATAGCGTAAATCGCGGCAAACACTCAGGCGGTCAGCGCCAGCGTCAGCATTTTCGCGGCCGTCCGATGCGTTATCAGCGTGTTCAGCATAACACGCAAGAGTCCAATGGCCAAGACAACTTGCGCAATGATGTCGCAAATAATAATGACAATTTAGAGTTTTTTCGTACCTAA